A part of Amycolatopsis lurida genomic DNA contains:
- a CDS encoding histone-like nucleoid-structuring protein Lsr2: protein MAQKVSVEILDDLDGSEATQTVPFALDGVSYEIDLSDENAQALREEFDRFVAAGRRIGGRRIRVAVGQSTGVGASSRSAASGTDREYNQQVRAWAAENGYAISDRGRIPSEITEAFEAGAAAPAPVVEPEPEPESEKPKRKRAPRKKADA, encoded by the coding sequence ATGGCGCAGAAGGTCAGTGTCGAGATCTTGGATGATCTCGACGGTAGCGAGGCAACTCAGACTGTGCCGTTCGCGTTGGATGGCGTGTCGTATGAGATCGACTTGTCGGATGAGAACGCTCAGGCGCTGCGGGAGGAGTTCGACCGCTTTGTGGCCGCGGGGCGCCGGATCGGTGGACGGCGTATCAGGGTCGCGGTTGGACAGTCGACAGGTGTCGGCGCTTCCTCGCGTAGTGCGGCGTCGGGGACTGACCGGGAATATAACCAGCAGGTGCGCGCGTGGGCTGCCGAGAATGGCTACGCGATCTCTGACCGGGGCAGGATCCCGAGCGAGATCACCGAGGCGTTCGAAGCTGGCGCTGCTGCCCCAGCGCCGGTTGTGGAGCCCGAACCCGAACCGGAGTCGGAGAAGCCGAAGCGTAAGCGGGCGCCGAGGAAGAAGGCCGACGCCTAG
- a CDS encoding sigma factor: MSWSTVRRAGLLRQGNSEVWPQAPSAEDLAQDVAIAVLRAIPTYDDRGFSFMAFVYVLAERKLIDVWRKNLRDQSSPVASMPDGPSGSVLPEEHLVSGELGSYLGKLLEILPHKQRHVLWLRVARGLVGR, from the coding sequence TTGTCGTGGTCGACCGTCCGCAGGGCAGGCCTGCTCCGCCAAGGCAATTCTGAGGTCTGGCCACAAGCCCCATCCGCGGAGGATCTCGCCCAGGACGTCGCCATCGCCGTGCTTCGAGCCATACCGACGTACGATGACAGAGGTTTCTCTTTCATGGCTTTCGTCTACGTCCTCGCCGAACGGAAGCTGATCGACGTCTGGCGAAAAAATTTGCGTGACCAGAGCAGCCCGGTGGCGTCGATGCCTGATGGCCCCAGCGGTTCCGTGCTGCCAGAGGAACACCTGGTGTCCGGCGAGCTGGGTTCCTACCTGGGCAAGCTGCTCGAGATCCTTCCCCACAAGCAACGTCATGTCCTGTGGCTGCGCGTCGCCCGAGGACTTGTCGGCCGCTGA
- a CDS encoding response regulator transcription factor: MDMILVLSDGVEAGSRAATILQRIYLIDRVMLLKDAKLAISGSKHVGVILNMESAGRERVAATVKELGAARSIPILVLTVHQDETDIVRIFNAGADECLPPTVPGPELLARTRAMVRRQAERPPAEADIVVGALRIKPAARVATLDGCLLKLAGREFDLLLALARRPGHTFDRDDLQKVLWGAHNSGRANVNAYVSRLRRKLGEIAERPRFLHTVYGRGLKLQVSGVGQGGKLGRSGGQKGPFVTSEFSDVNLQPRPPVGS; the protein is encoded by the coding sequence ATGGATATGATTCTGGTCTTGAGCGATGGTGTTGAAGCGGGAAGCCGCGCGGCGACGATTCTTCAGAGAATCTACTTGATCGATCGTGTCATGTTGCTGAAGGACGCGAAGCTCGCGATCAGTGGCAGCAAGCACGTCGGTGTGATCTTGAATATGGAGTCTGCCGGCCGGGAACGGGTTGCGGCGACGGTCAAGGAGCTGGGCGCGGCTCGGTCGATACCGATTCTCGTTCTGACGGTTCACCAAGACGAGACTGACATCGTGCGAATATTTAATGCGGGCGCCGATGAATGTCTGCCGCCGACTGTGCCCGGACCCGAACTGCTGGCTAGGACCAGGGCGATGGTTCGCAGGCAAGCGGAACGTCCGCCGGCGGAGGCGGATATAGTTGTGGGTGCATTGAGGATCAAGCCTGCCGCCAGAGTGGCGACCTTGGACGGCTGCCTGCTGAAACTCGCCGGGCGTGAGTTCGACCTCCTGCTCGCGCTGGCCAGACGTCCTGGGCACACCTTCGATCGGGATGACCTCCAAAAGGTGTTGTGGGGGGCGCATAACTCCGGGAGGGCCAATGTCAACGCCTACGTCTCCAGGCTTCGTCGAAAATTGGGTGAGATAGCGGAAAGACCGCGTTTCCTGCACACCGTCTACGGCAGAGGCCTGAAGCTTCAGGTTTCCGGCGTCGGCCAAGGGGGGAAACTCGGTCGCAGTGGCGGGCAGAAGGGTCCCTTCGTCACATCTGAGTTCAGCGATGTGAACCTCCAGCCCAGGCCACCTGTGGGATCGTGA
- a CDS encoding reverse transcriptase domain-containing protein — protein MRVLGVPTVADRVAQTVVKMYLEPKVEPIFHPDSYGYRPKRSTLGAVEACRKRCWRMDWVVDLDIKAFFDSVPHDLVLKAVAHHTDQKWILLYV, from the coding sequence GTGCGGGTCCTCGGGGTGCCGACGGTCGCGGACAGGGTCGCGCAAACCGTGGTCAAGATGTATCTGGAGCCGAAGGTCGAGCCGATCTTCCACCCGGACTCATATGGCTACCGGCCGAAGCGGTCGACCCTGGGCGCGGTAGAGGCGTGCCGGAAGCGTTGCTGGAGAATGGACTGGGTCGTTGACCTGGACATCAAGGCGTTCTTCGACAGCGTGCCGCACGACCTTGTTCTCAAGGCGGTGGCTCACCACACCGACCAGAAGTGGATCCTGCTGTATGTCTAG
- a CDS encoding 5-methylcytosine restriction system specificity protein McrC: MTKASSTIRLTENDTVGVEVSCPPPVATALTASGLVRLTPTADGAWRLTPCGRVGAVRMSGMDVVVTPKVGISRLLFLLGYAHDPGFRPEDVQGTDENDLWSAVAETLCRHTERALARGVLQGYNAVEDDLRHVRGRILLGKQIARHPGMLVPVEVRYDTFTVDIPENRLLRTALKRMLATPRLPLALRARLRHFDVVLAAATPLTAGAPIPAWQATRLNHRYVPAMRIAELVLRYQSFEVGTGDLAVAAFVANMATVFENFIGSALREAWAYRPGRTRTQYPVSLDHDGTIRMKADVVHTVDGVPRIVADAKYKLESTTGQYPNADHYQMLAYCTALDLPTAWLVYAHGLHGVRTRRVRHTDVEIVEYPIDLSAAPSAVLDQIDKLAAAAWEAP, translated from the coding sequence GTGACTAAGGCATCCTCTACGATCCGGTTGACCGAGAACGACACCGTCGGTGTCGAGGTTTCTTGCCCGCCGCCGGTTGCGACAGCGCTCACCGCGAGCGGTCTGGTCCGGCTCACACCGACGGCCGATGGTGCTTGGCGACTGACCCCCTGTGGACGTGTGGGAGCCGTCAGAATGAGCGGGATGGATGTCGTCGTGACGCCCAAAGTGGGCATTTCGCGGCTTCTTTTCCTACTGGGCTACGCCCACGACCCGGGGTTCCGGCCCGAGGATGTGCAAGGCACGGACGAGAACGATCTGTGGTCGGCGGTAGCCGAAACGTTGTGCAGGCATACCGAACGAGCCTTGGCCCGTGGCGTGCTGCAGGGTTACAACGCCGTCGAAGACGACCTTCGTCATGTCCGAGGCCGGATCTTGCTCGGCAAGCAGATCGCCAGGCATCCCGGCATGCTCGTTCCCGTCGAAGTCCGCTATGACACGTTCACCGTGGACATTCCAGAGAATCGCCTGCTTCGAACGGCGCTCAAACGAATGCTCGCCACACCGCGGCTCCCACTCGCACTTCGCGCTCGTCTGCGTCATTTCGATGTCGTACTCGCAGCGGCTACTCCACTCACGGCCGGTGCGCCGATTCCGGCCTGGCAGGCGACCCGGCTCAACCATCGCTATGTACCCGCAATGCGGATAGCGGAACTCGTCCTGCGGTATCAATCGTTCGAAGTCGGTACGGGCGACCTCGCCGTCGCCGCCTTCGTGGCGAACATGGCGACGGTCTTCGAGAACTTCATCGGATCGGCGTTACGGGAGGCATGGGCGTACCGTCCTGGCCGTACGCGTACTCAGTACCCGGTCAGCCTTGATCATGACGGAACCATCCGCATGAAGGCCGACGTGGTCCACACCGTGGACGGCGTCCCGCGGATCGTGGCCGACGCCAAATACAAGCTGGAGTCCACGACCGGCCAGTACCCCAACGCGGACCACTATCAGATGCTGGCCTATTGCACGGCCTTGGACTTGCCCACCGCATGGCTTGTCTACGCGCACGGGCTGCACGGAGTCCGAACACGCCGAGTCAGGCACACTGATGTCGAGATCGTCGAGTACCCCATCGACCTGAGCGCGGCACCGTCAGCGGTTCTCGACCAGATCGACAAGCTCGCGGCGGCCGCTTGGGAAGCGCCGTAG
- a CDS encoding McrB family protein: protein MGTEQRSLELIKEAARAILEPALSDGSSAIDPEVKAWLPEVARDLHVRIVRPPDAGAGSFREKLKVQLRGTSRATHLLAAELMYLHVLPLTNVRPAVKLDRITEVLSWLTPPPPLPEPLRLALDTPGAFSGGTGFNVQIWRQIGWLLEFVQHWWALRDDVRTEAFSDPWKFRTAVASMVTDQPGIRNSLLYLAFPDTFLPIVSQDNKRSIRDAFSHFLGLPSGQDPLSVDRDLFAIHQIHTKQDENANYYREPYVSQWRKLAGNGARAWLIRPRDGGRELLEQWLDSGFVSIAGPRFGELAGEPSRADVHAAVEENYQHLDYVQRLSLTTDYHSFLRVLKADDHVIAVDGDRVYFGVVTGGARYSDEPTPRLTCPVAWPSEDGITFEGGEPFSKHATHQGVVVDITAALDSIKEYTRSLVGSEEPERDQHSTSPRSRTLPPPSDGLISRVHGDRGWLQDVIELLEDRRQIVLYGPPGTGKTYIARELAHHLTGADAVRVVQFHPSYAYEDFFEGYRPAKAQDGFVGFELQPGPLRQIVAEALTEPHRPYVLIVDEINRANLAKVFGELYYLLEYRGETVRLQYSPQESFCLPHNLYFIGTMNTADRSIALVDTALRRRFAFVELHPDDIPVRDLLRRWLAVRGKTGDDRPGLLAALNAEIGDEDRDFKIGPAYLMTPDAERADGLRRIWEFSILPLLEEHYYGRLDRQEVRSRFGLDAIRLRAGESS, encoded by the coding sequence ATGGGCACGGAGCAACGGTCACTGGAGCTCATCAAGGAAGCGGCTCGAGCGATTCTCGAACCGGCCCTCTCGGACGGGTCGTCGGCGATCGATCCGGAGGTCAAGGCGTGGCTGCCGGAGGTCGCCCGTGACCTCCACGTCCGCATCGTCCGACCGCCGGACGCGGGTGCCGGATCCTTCCGGGAAAAGTTGAAGGTGCAGTTGCGCGGCACGTCGCGAGCCACCCATCTCCTGGCCGCGGAGCTGATGTACCTGCACGTCCTGCCGCTCACCAATGTCCGGCCGGCGGTCAAGCTGGATCGGATCACCGAAGTCCTCTCCTGGCTGACGCCTCCGCCACCACTGCCCGAACCGCTCCGCCTCGCCCTCGACACACCCGGCGCCTTCAGCGGAGGCACGGGATTCAACGTGCAGATCTGGCGCCAGATCGGCTGGCTGCTGGAGTTCGTGCAGCACTGGTGGGCCCTGCGAGACGACGTGCGCACTGAAGCGTTCAGTGACCCGTGGAAATTTCGGACAGCGGTCGCTTCGATGGTCACAGACCAACCCGGGATACGGAACTCTCTGCTCTACCTTGCCTTTCCGGACACGTTCCTCCCGATCGTCAGCCAAGACAACAAACGGTCGATCCGAGACGCGTTTTCACACTTCCTCGGACTTCCGTCGGGGCAGGACCCGTTGTCCGTGGACCGTGATCTCTTCGCCATCCACCAAATCCACACGAAGCAGGACGAAAACGCCAACTACTACCGAGAGCCGTATGTTTCACAGTGGAGAAAGCTTGCGGGCAACGGGGCGCGGGCATGGTTGATCAGGCCCCGGGACGGTGGCCGCGAACTGCTGGAGCAGTGGCTTGATTCGGGCTTCGTCTCCATCGCCGGACCTCGATTCGGCGAACTCGCCGGGGAGCCGTCCCGAGCAGATGTGCACGCCGCCGTCGAAGAGAACTACCAGCATCTGGATTATGTTCAACGACTTTCGCTGACCACGGATTACCACTCGTTCCTCCGCGTGCTGAAAGCGGATGACCACGTGATCGCCGTCGATGGGGACCGGGTGTATTTCGGAGTCGTCACCGGCGGCGCTCGATACTCCGACGAGCCCACCCCTCGGCTGACCTGCCCGGTCGCGTGGCCGTCGGAGGACGGGATCACCTTCGAAGGCGGAGAGCCGTTCAGCAAGCACGCGACTCATCAAGGCGTGGTCGTGGACATCACGGCGGCGCTTGATTCGATCAAGGAGTACACCCGCTCGCTGGTCGGTTCGGAGGAACCCGAACGTGATCAGCACTCCACGTCTCCGAGGTCTCGTACTCTGCCACCGCCATCCGACGGGCTCATCAGCCGTGTCCATGGCGACCGCGGCTGGCTGCAAGACGTCATCGAGCTATTGGAAGACCGACGGCAGATCGTGCTCTACGGTCCACCAGGCACGGGAAAGACCTACATCGCACGCGAGTTGGCTCACCACCTCACCGGAGCCGATGCCGTACGGGTCGTCCAGTTTCATCCCTCATACGCCTACGAAGACTTTTTCGAGGGATATCGGCCGGCGAAAGCACAAGACGGCTTCGTCGGATTCGAGTTGCAGCCAGGGCCATTACGGCAGATCGTCGCCGAGGCGCTCACTGAGCCGCACCGGCCCTACGTCCTGATCGTCGACGAGATCAACCGGGCGAACCTGGCGAAGGTATTCGGCGAGCTCTACTATCTGCTCGAATATCGCGGCGAAACCGTACGCCTTCAGTACTCGCCCCAGGAATCCTTTTGCCTGCCGCACAACCTGTACTTCATCGGCACCATGAACACCGCAGATCGGTCGATCGCGCTCGTCGATACCGCGCTTCGCCGTCGGTTCGCCTTCGTAGAACTCCATCCCGACGACATACCGGTGCGTGACCTGCTACGACGGTGGCTCGCGGTTCGTGGCAAAACCGGCGATGACCGTCCTGGGCTTCTCGCCGCCCTGAACGCGGAAATCGGCGATGAAGACCGAGACTTCAAGATCGGGCCAGCCTATCTCATGACACCGGACGCCGAACGCGCCGACGGGCTGCGCCGCATCTGGGAATTCTCGATTCTCCCGTTACTAGAAGAGCACTATTACGGCCGCCTCGACAGGCAGGAGGTACGATCCCGGTTCGGCCTTGACGCCATCCGCCTCCGAGCAGGCGAGTCGTCGTGA
- a CDS encoding Gfo/Idh/MocA family protein, translated as MILVGGVGLSVISRFYLDAIEHSREFALAAVCDLHPASLADVAAPRYRDHRAMLTAGGLDAVIVTTPNDINTRVSKDVLDAGLPVCVEKPLAIKLVDGEALADLAATQDVAMFTAFHRRYNRNVRTLHDKLVNAAPITSMIVRCWEDIEEQTGDDTWYLDAASRGGGCVANNGANALDLVHLFLGPVALRDVRITRDANGVDRRATLELDRATIDLDWSFPGEVKESRYGWRTAPSSAPTCWPASRSSRGRSDTNTPNCSATSRELYIRAGPGATPV; from the coding sequence ATGATCCTGGTAGGTGGCGTAGGGCTGAGCGTCATCTCGCGGTTCTATCTCGACGCGATCGAACACTCACGGGAATTCGCGCTCGCCGCCGTCTGCGACCTCCACCCTGCCTCGCTGGCCGACGTGGCTGCTCCGAGGTACCGCGATCATCGTGCGATGCTCACCGCCGGCGGCCTGGACGCGGTGATCGTGACCACGCCCAACGACATCAATACCAGGGTGAGCAAAGATGTCCTCGATGCCGGATTACCGGTCTGTGTCGAGAAGCCACTCGCCATCAAGCTCGTCGACGGTGAGGCGCTCGCCGACCTGGCCGCGACGCAGGATGTCGCCATGTTCACCGCGTTCCACCGCAGGTACAACCGCAACGTACGCACACTGCACGACAAGCTCGTGAATGCCGCACCGATCACCTCGATGATCGTGCGGTGCTGGGAGGACATCGAAGAGCAAACCGGCGACGACACCTGGTACCTCGACGCGGCAAGCCGCGGTGGCGGCTGTGTGGCGAACAACGGGGCGAACGCACTCGACCTCGTCCACCTGTTCCTCGGCCCTGTGGCGCTACGCGACGTCCGGATCACCCGTGACGCGAACGGTGTCGACCGGCGGGCGACGCTCGAACTCGACCGTGCGACTATCGACCTCGACTGGTCGTTTCCCGGCGAGGTCAAGGAATCGAGGTACGGCTGGCGGACGGCACCATCCTCCGCACCGACATGCTGGCCGGCTAGCCGAAGCTCAAGGGGTCGCTCTGACACGAATACTCCGAACTGCTCCGCGACTTCGCGAGAGCTGTACATCAGGGCGGGTCCTGGCGCGACACCGGTCTGA
- a CDS encoding sugar phosphate isomerase/epimerase family protein produces MLGGLPDDAAHDIDGQISVLTELGWPTIELRTIDKAAIADITDEQFPSVSTALSDSGLHVICLASRIVGQARPITSAFRDDLEVLAKRARLLGTRYVRIRSYPNDGLAESSWRAHAIARVGALADRAERQGVTLLHENSSGWAGTNAERMLDLLEEVGSPALKLLFDTGNKVVHGYDLLSDIIGHVEHVHVKDADPNGYTIPGDGSARLVECVELLKANGYDGTWSLEPRLAIVPH; encoded by the coding sequence GTGCTCGGCGGGCTGCCCGACGACGCGGCGCACGACATCGACGGGCAGATCTCGGTGCTCACGGAGCTGGGTTGGCCGACGATCGAGTTGCGCACCATTGACAAGGCCGCCATCGCCGATATCACGGACGAACAGTTCCCTTCGGTGTCGACCGCGCTGTCCGACAGCGGTTTGCACGTGATCTGCCTTGCCTCCCGCATCGTCGGCCAGGCCCGGCCGATCACCTCGGCGTTCCGCGACGACCTCGAAGTGCTCGCCAAGCGGGCCCGCCTCCTCGGCACGCGTTATGTACGGATCAGGTCCTATCCCAACGACGGGCTGGCCGAGTCCAGTTGGCGCGCCCACGCGATCGCCAGGGTCGGAGCGCTCGCCGACCGAGCCGAGCGGCAAGGCGTGACCCTGCTGCATGAGAACAGCTCTGGCTGGGCGGGCACGAATGCTGAGCGAATGCTGGACCTGCTCGAAGAGGTCGGAAGCCCCGCGTTGAAACTACTTTTCGACACCGGAAACAAAGTCGTCCACGGCTACGACCTGCTCAGCGACATCATCGGCCACGTCGAGCACGTACATGTCAAAGACGCCGACCCGAACGGTTACACCATACCAGGTGACGGCTCGGCACGACTCGTGGAGTGCGTAGAACTGCTGAAAGCCAACGGGTATGACGGCACTTGGTCACTGGAACCGCGGCTCGCGATCGTCCCACACTAG
- a CDS encoding SRPBCC family protein: protein MVTTAEQTRSSITIAAVPALVMAAIADFESYPRWAAESTHSEILEPGTDGRAHRVRMHIDTATIRDEQTLRYRWYGDRSVQWTLESSRILHSLDGSYTLTATTPDVGDVPADLGTEGQGTRRSAPPGRMNHHRTRPRRARPSRHDSGLIAQTGVHTQGTGSWCAGFSSVRNR, encoded by the coding sequence ATGGTGACGACGGCGGAGCAGACCCGGTCGAGTATCACAATCGCCGCGGTACCGGCGCTGGTGATGGCGGCGATCGCCGACTTCGAGTCTTACCCACGATGGGCGGCTGAGAGCACCCACAGCGAGATCCTCGAACCCGGCACCGACGGCCGGGCACACCGGGTACGGATGCACATCGACACCGCCACGATCCGCGACGAACAGACCCTGCGCTACCGATGGTATGGCGACCGGTCGGTGCAGTGGACGCTGGAATCCTCCCGGATACTGCACAGCCTCGACGGCTCCTACACCCTCACGGCTACTACGCCGGACGTTGGTGACGTACCGGCTGACCTTGGTACTGAAGGTCAAGGTACTCGGCGTTCTGCGCCGCCAGGCCGAATGAATCATCATCGAACGCGCCCTCGCAGGGCTCGCCCGTCACGTCATGACTCCGGACTCATAGCACAGACCGGCGTCCACACTCAGGGCACCGGATCGTGGTGTGCAGGTTTTTCGTCAGTGCGGAACCGGTGA
- a CDS encoding response regulator produces the protein MRIVIVEDDALLREGLALLLRAEGLDVVAVTEAAGSFLAAVDEHKPDTVVVDVRHHPASGLDLAHQLSWQVGRPTALPPQHERLLLANAERVAEAEHGDRRGRPATELRCEGGQELVLHDDRPTGDSHKA, from the coding sequence ATGCGGATTGTGATCGTCGAGGACGACGCCTTGCTGCGTGAGGGGCTGGCGCTCCTCCTGCGGGCCGAAGGGCTCGACGTGGTAGCGGTGACCGAGGCGGCTGGAAGTTTCCTCGCGGCCGTGGACGAGCACAAGCCGGACACGGTGGTGGTCGACGTGCGCCATCACCCTGCCAGCGGTCTCGATCTCGCGCACCAACTCAGTTGGCAGGTCGGGCGACCCACCGCCCTTCCGCCGCAGCACGAACGCCTTCTGCTCGCCAACGCCGAACGGGTTGCCGAGGCCGAACACGGGGATCGGCGCGGGCGGCCGGCCACCGAATTGCGCTGCGAGGGCGGTCAGGAGCTGGTGCTCCATGACGACCGACCGACTGGCGATAGCCACAAAGCCTGA
- a CDS encoding sensor histidine kinase: MRDCTSPLWWHLLPEGEAAPTLDLWVVRDFPRALSVGLLGVGRLQGAPGRHLLEPGPDTDLALRIAYLSAARAAALDAHSTELRRIERALHDGAQNRLVAVNVLAGAARRAVGRGSADADEFLGRVQDAAEEALAELRLVVRSILPPVLADRSLTDALDALAATSPVPCRVDADLPGRYAASVEATVYFIVAETLTNIAKHSRATRAEVELRREEDLLCLRITDNGRGGAAEGTGSGIGGIRARVEAHDGTFALASPLADRPR, from the coding sequence GTGCGCGACTGCACTTCCCCGCTGTGGTGGCACCTCCTGCCCGAAGGCGAGGCCGCGCCCACCCTCGACCTCTGGGTGGTCCGGGACTTCCCCCGAGCGCTTTCCGTTGGCCTGCTCGGAGTCGGCAGGCTGCAGGGCGCGCCGGGCCGCCATCTGCTGGAACCCGGACCCGACACCGATCTCGCGCTGCGGATCGCGTACCTGTCCGCCGCACGCGCGGCCGCGCTGGACGCGCATTCCACCGAACTGCGAAGGATCGAGCGCGCCCTCCATGACGGTGCGCAGAATCGCCTGGTCGCGGTGAACGTCCTGGCCGGTGCCGCCCGCCGGGCCGTCGGGCGGGGATCCGCCGACGCCGACGAGTTCCTCGGGCGGGTCCAGGACGCGGCTGAGGAGGCGCTCGCGGAACTGCGGCTCGTGGTGCGGAGCATCCTGCCGCCAGTGCTCGCCGATCGCAGCCTGACCGACGCGCTCGACGCGCTCGCCGCGACGAGCCCCGTGCCATGCCGGGTCGACGCGGACCTGCCGGGCCGGTACGCGGCGTCGGTCGAGGCGACGGTGTACTTTATCGTGGCCGAGACGCTGACCAATATCGCCAAGCACAGCCGGGCGACCCGTGCGGAGGTGGAGCTGCGCAGGGAGGAAGACCTGCTGTGCTTGCGGATCACGGACAACGGTCGTGGGGGAGCGGCCGAAGGAACCGGCTCGGGCATCGGTGGTATCCGTGCTCGGGTCGAGGCGCACGACGGAACTTTCGCGCTGGCGAGCCCGCTGGCGGACCGACCACGCTGA